A window of Apium graveolens cultivar Ventura chromosome 8, ASM990537v1, whole genome shotgun sequence contains these coding sequences:
- the LOC141678454 gene encoding glycosylinositol phosphorylceramide mannosyl transferase 1-like isoform X1 — protein MRTNMLNRRTEQRFRLVAITAAGSAKIRMLLCFFTLFMLFVLLNHTPSYLGWDHNISFLPKSPARYSTSRKGYALLINTWKRNDLLKKSISHYTSCPGLDSIHIVWSEPDAPSDSLVKFLNLVVQSKANNGRQIDLKFDINKEDSLNNRFKEIKDLKADAVFSIDDDIIFPCSSVELAFSVWRSAPDAMVGFVPRIHWIDQTKGNINQYVYGGWWSVWWMGRYSMVLSKAAFFHKKYLSLYTNEMPSSIREYTSKNRNCEDIAMSFLVANVTGAPPIWVKGKIYEIGSTGISSISGHTEKRTQCVNRFVAEFGHMPLVSTSVKAVDSRETWFW, from the exons ATGAGAACAAATATGCTCAATCGACGTACAGAACAGAGGTTCCGACTAGTGGCAATCACTGCCGCTGGATCAGCGAAGATCAGGATGCTGCTCTGTTTCTTTACATTGTTTATGCTTTTTGTGCTCCTAAACCATACGCCGTCGTATTTAGGATGGGATCACAATATTTCTTTTCTTCCCAAATCTCCTGCTCGATACTCTACTTCAAG GAAAGGTTATGCTTTATTGATTAACACATGGAAGAGaaatgatcttttgaagaagtcCATCTCTCATTATACATCATGCCCCGGCCTTGATTCAATACATATAGTTTGGAGTGAACCCGACGCTCCTTCAGATTCACTTGTAAAATTTTTAAACCTTGTTGTTCAGTCAAAAGCTAATAATGGTCGACAAATTGACTTGAAATTTGATATCAACAAGGAAGACAGTTTGAATAATAGATTTAAGGAAATTAAGGATTTGAAGGCAGATGCTGTATTCTCAATCGATGATGACATAATCTTCCCATGTTCTTCAGTAGAATTGGCTTTCAGTGTTTGGCGAAGCGCTCCTGATGCAATGGTGGGATTTGTTCCGCGTATACATTGGATTGATCAGACG AAAGGCAACATAAATCAATATGTGTATGGAGGCTGGTGGTCTGTCTGGTGGATGGGTAGATACAGCATGGTACTCTCAAAGGCAGCTTTCTTCCATAAAAAGTATCTGAGTTTGTATACCAATGAGATGCCCTCATCAATCAGAGAATACACAAGCAAGAACAG GAACTGTGAAGATATTGCGATGTCTTTTCTTGTGGCAAATGTGACAGGTGCTCCCCCTATATGGGTTAAAG GTAAAATATATGAAATTGGATCGACCGGAATCAGTAGCATAAGTGGTCACACTGAAAAGAGGACGCAATGTGTTAATAGATTTGTTGCTGAGTTTGGTCATATGCCTCTGGTATCAACATCTGTGAAAGCAGTTGATAGCCGCGAAACTTGGTTTTGGTGA
- the LOC141678454 gene encoding glycosylinositol phosphorylceramide mannosyl transferase 1-like isoform X2, whose amino-acid sequence MRTSMLNRRTEQRFRQAAMTAVGSMKMRLILGCFTILMLFVLANRTPSYLGWDNDSSFAPESPAYTHRKGYALLINTWKRNDLLKKSISHYTSCPGLDSIHIVWSEPDAPSDSLVKFLNLVVQSKANNGRQIDLKFDINKEDSLNNRFKEIKDLKADAVFSIDDDIIFPCSSVELAFSVWRSAPDAMVGFVPRIHWIDQTKGNINQYVYGGWWSVWWMGRYSMVLSKAAFFHKKYLSLYTNEMPSSIREYTSKNRNCEDIAMSFLVANVTGAPPIWVKGKIYEIGSTGISSISGHTEKRTQCVNRFVAEFGHMPLVSTSVKAVDSRETWFW is encoded by the exons ATGAGAACGAGTATGCTGAATCGACGGACGGAGCAACGGTTCCGGCAAGCGGCGATGACAGCCGTTGGATCAATGAAGATGAGGTTGATTTTAGGTTGTTTTACGATTCTGATGCTTTTCGTGCTCGCGAATCGAACGCCGTCGTATTTAGGCTGGGATAATGATAGCTCTTTTGCTCCTGAATCTCCTGCTTATACTCATAG GAAAGGTTATGCTTTATTGATTAACACATGGAAGAGaaatgatcttttgaagaagtcCATCTCTCATTATACATCATGCCCCGGCCTTGATTCAATACATATAGTTTGGAGTGAACCCGACGCTCCTTCAGATTCACTTGTAAAATTTTTAAACCTTGTTGTTCAGTCAAAAGCTAATAATGGTCGACAAATTGACTTGAAATTTGATATCAACAAGGAAGACAGTTTGAATAATAGATTTAAGGAAATTAAGGATTTGAAGGCAGATGCTGTATTCTCAATCGATGATGACATAATCTTCCCATGTTCTTCAGTAGAATTGGCTTTCAGTGTTTGGCGAAGCGCTCCTGATGCAATGGTGGGATTTGTTCCGCGTATACATTGGATTGATCAGACG AAAGGCAACATAAATCAATATGTGTATGGAGGCTGGTGGTCTGTCTGGTGGATGGGTAGATACAGCATGGTACTCTCAAAGGCAGCTTTCTTCCATAAAAAGTATCTGAGTTTGTATACCAATGAGATGCCCTCATCAATCAGAGAATACACAAGCAAGAACAG GAACTGTGAAGATATTGCGATGTCTTTTCTTGTGGCAAATGTGACAGGTGCTCCCCCTATATGGGTTAAAG GTAAAATATATGAAATTGGATCGACCGGAATCAGTAGCATAAGTGGTCACACTGAAAAGAGGACGCAATGTGTTAATAGATTTGTTGCTGAGTTTGGTCATATGCCTCTGGTATCAACATCTGTGAAAGCAGTTGATAGCCGCGAAACTTGGTTTTGGTGA
- the LOC141678454 gene encoding glycosylinositol phosphorylceramide mannosyl transferase 1-like isoform X3 — protein MRTNMLNRRTEQRFRLVAITAAGSAKIRMLLCFFTLFMLFVLLNHTPSYLGWDHNISFLPKSPARYSTSRKGYALLINTWKRNDLLKKSISHYTSCPGLDSIHIVWSEPDAPSDSLVKFLNLVVQSKANNGRQIDLKFDINKEDSLNNRFKEIKDLKADAVFSIDDDIIFPCSSVELAFSVWRSAPDAMVGFVPRIHWIDQTKGNINQYVYGGWWSVWWMGRYSMVLSKAAFFHKKYLSLYTNEMPSSIREYTSKNSLSRWILGTVKILRCLFLWQM, from the exons ATGAGAACAAATATGCTCAATCGACGTACAGAACAGAGGTTCCGACTAGTGGCAATCACTGCCGCTGGATCAGCGAAGATCAGGATGCTGCTCTGTTTCTTTACATTGTTTATGCTTTTTGTGCTCCTAAACCATACGCCGTCGTATTTAGGATGGGATCACAATATTTCTTTTCTTCCCAAATCTCCTGCTCGATACTCTACTTCAAG GAAAGGTTATGCTTTATTGATTAACACATGGAAGAGaaatgatcttttgaagaagtcCATCTCTCATTATACATCATGCCCCGGCCTTGATTCAATACATATAGTTTGGAGTGAACCCGACGCTCCTTCAGATTCACTTGTAAAATTTTTAAACCTTGTTGTTCAGTCAAAAGCTAATAATGGTCGACAAATTGACTTGAAATTTGATATCAACAAGGAAGACAGTTTGAATAATAGATTTAAGGAAATTAAGGATTTGAAGGCAGATGCTGTATTCTCAATCGATGATGACATAATCTTCCCATGTTCTTCAGTAGAATTGGCTTTCAGTGTTTGGCGAAGCGCTCCTGATGCAATGGTGGGATTTGTTCCGCGTATACATTGGATTGATCAGACG AAAGGCAACATAAATCAATATGTGTATGGAGGCTGGTGGTCTGTCTGGTGGATGGGTAGATACAGCATGGTACTCTCAAAGGCAGCTTTCTTCCATAAAAAGTATCTGAGTTTGTATACCAATGAGATGCCCTCATCAATCAGAGAATACACAAGCAAGAACAG CCTATCACGGTGGATATTAGGAACTGTGAAGATATTGCGATGTCTTTTCTTGTGGCAAATGTGA